Within the Medicago truncatula cultivar Jemalong A17 chromosome 4, MtrunA17r5.0-ANR, whole genome shotgun sequence genome, the region ttgtgtgtgattatttgtgcttgtgtgtatttaattgtcatcgggtgcattttcatgggttttcgtattagaagggtattttggtaattttgtgaggatgggtaaaattataatttttagtgggaattgcttttagtaattagtgagaatggttatttcattaagttactagagaaagtcgagattttaccgttagtgacattttaccgttattaattaaaatatcgtttggagcgtagtaatatttttggtttgaatagaaacgggttaagcccactagaaactaagttaagcccattagtagagataacactagggtagtgttagaagaaccaattcatttcatttcacaaacattttgagaaagtgggaagagaagataagggtttggagagaagaacttgaagaatccaattgggaaagcttaggagctaaattgaagcctaggtttggtctaatcttcatctaaggtaagggggttagtctttatcataatcatgttcattctttgcaatttttcatgatttgtatgaaatgggttgaaatgaatgaatggataattgttgctaaattcgtgctccaactttgatgatatgtttgtatgcatgaattgataataattgtatgattgttggttaaattacatgtttaaatatgtgaaaatgagaagttatgaaaattgtgcaaaatggatgaatttgacatgttgttgttgaattatgatggagtgtatgattatatgttatgattgtggatgattgatgatgttgatctcatttcatgacttgggtatgatttatgttgagatgttgttgagaattgtgttgaatttgaagagatgaattgtggttgtttgagaacttattgttttgagaaaaattattttaaacaatttcataacttgtacaaatgccccgaaacgagcgagttctatgtgttagagcctcgggttatgcctcggatcacttttgatgattgaggATTTTAAACATTCGATTTTTGATCGGaattggcgaaaacccgcggCCGAAACACGCGAAAACGCGCGTTTACGGAGCGCTGCGCCTGAGCAAGGGCGCTAGGCGCCCACAAGTCAAGAAGCCAGCGCTGGGCGCCCCACTGCGAGCGCCAGGCGCCCCGGACAGGGTAACATGCTTGTTGCTCCGTGTCCGGGTGCTTGGGGGTGGTTGTGTGAGGGtcctaggcgatcgttttgaagtgttcttttgctgttttcacctaCTTTTCTACTGGAACACATCTGGCTTTGTCGgaactttaattttctaaatggtttgaaacttgagtttgtgTCGTTTCGGTTTTTCGGAAATTGTTGGAACTTGGTCTTTGTGAACAAAAGGAGTTGCAAGCTTAGTCTACAATTCTTATGGGCTTAGGCAATGCTTGTAAGGTTggtacaatgtcttaatcatgtcaaacttgattttcgggtgggaatgtggaatgtataaacttgggattttctcatacgaacttaggctaacctttgaactaatgatcgatagttcgtaagtggcctatgctcatacttatatgattaattaagattgaattgtaggatttcaaacttgaataagttgcctagctttgaaaattatcaatgttggccgtttacCACATGGTTTGGattttttgtcggaaatgtttctttagcaaattgttttgtgagctattgagattattcttgtatgactaagtgaagttgtatgaaggagtgattatattttggatatgatgtttatcatgagatgttgtttttccctattacttggaatatgagaatgcttgaaatggtgaaactatatgatatagttgatgttgcatgacattgttgattattgataattatgttgaagtgtgatggtgaatactatgatttaattgtgtatgggcatgttttcttgataatgcaatgttgtggagataatcaatataattgggtgttgtcctatatattgagtttgaaattgtgattgttgtcgcattatcgagtctttacacatgtccatgcatcatagtcgttgttgctgtaaaagggatgactcttttacttcgagattattgtaaggcagaggtgagccttacatgcgatgttgacttgtccatcggaggtgacgaccttgttgagatttggtaccgcatgcatttatgtgtccataagtgcatatcatagcatgagtcctatgtgaattatgtgattggtgatgaattgagatgaatgaatgttgctaatgattgtctatgactaatgttgtgaatgaatatttatgattggataattattcatgtgattgatatatgtggatatgaactagcaagttgtgatataagtatttatgcatgactattattattcaagtacatgatattattgaatttgattattatctggattatgataatgtaatgcttacccccagtggttttaaccgcctacttgcctgtatgggtgagtagacgttgtgcaggagtagtctcggtgagtctttgcttgggtatcgggagcttcctccgatatcggtgtcgtgtcggctctgatctaggcttgtcgtgtcggtctagattaggttgtttatatttttcctttggattattattttgttgatgactacccgtatgtttgggttttgagatttatctttgggatatgatttatttgctcatggcatgtatatatttgatcactctgatttatattccgctgtaactgttgaggtttacatacatgtctatcgttttttgaattttgattaagacgtaatctctatttcttgaataaatgtattattcgcatgtttaattgcttaatagaaataggagcgttacacccGCTATCCAAGCAACCACCAAGCAACTCACCAAAACAACTAACCCTGCActtcgtctacccatccataccgacaggtaggcggtcaaaaccactgggggtaagctttacatcaatcataatcaataaaataaattgagcatatatgaattaaaataaattatgaatacTTCACATAAACagttaattcaatatacacattcaCATAACAATCTCAAATAGCACGATCAAGTACTCACCAAGcacacttatcatcaacaattatcattcacaatttcatcacaatcttcaacaattatcattcaCATGCAACAATTACGACTCATGTCAATATGCTATGCGCCTAATTCCGACACATACAtgcatgcatgtggtaccaaacaacaacaacaagatgcCAACCGCACATCTTATGTAAGAGTACACATCCTCTTATGCACAACTATGTAAAACTACACctccttttacatttctcatatgactcgATATGACAATGATGCATCGACATAAGCAAAGACTCAATAATGCAAACTACTCAACATATACATACTCCAacacaatgtaaaagtacacctccaatAATGCAAAGatatttaaattactttttaatttaatctaatggCAATTGCAGAGGATGAAAGTGAGTTTAATTATGATGAAGATAGTGATCAAGGACCACATAATTGGGGAGACATTAAACCCGAATGGTTTAGGTGCAAAAATGGAACAATGCAATCGCCAATTGATTTGTTGAATCATAGGGTTCAAATTGTGTCCAATTTAGGAGGACTTCAGATCAACTACACTCCCTCTAATGCAACTCTTAAAAATAGGGGTCATGATATCAAGgttagtttataaaaaaatatcttattatGAAGAAgttattgatttttgttttcttcttctattttatgtgatgcaaatttatttgaattaatttgtttatgaatAGCTGGAATTGATTGCAAACTCAAGCTATCTACAAATTAATGGAACTCAGTATGTACTTAAACAGTTACATTGGCATTCTCCCTCTGAACACACCATAGATGGCAAAAGGTACATACTTTACAACatggaaaatatcacaaaagttcTACTCGAACCACTATCCAAATCAtgatattatctttttttttttttttacgaatgaTGTTCTATCTATtgaataaacggtaaaatcactcaaactcacacacacaactgTAAGATATTAGATGTAACCTGAATGAAGGTGTCCATCTTAATAATATCGATGTAAGCTTTATGAGCAGATAactctaattattatttttttgggtgagAGGTAGGGGGCAAAGCCCAGATAACTCTAATTAACCATTAGGGAGATTTAATCttacattaattaaattaaatatatcactCATATAGTTATTTATTTGATCATTCATAAGATTCTGtagagttaattaaattaaatatctaaTAATTAATTGAGTTGCAGGTTGGATCTAGAGTTACATTTGGTACATGAAACTCCATCAGGAGAAACGGCAGTGATTGGAATATTGTACAAAACAGGATTACCAGATCTTTTCTTGTCAttggtaaattaattaattaaatatcaatGCCAATGTGATCTACATGTTTTTGTGATAAGTGacctaattaattaaattagtatATGTGATTGATACTTTTctgttttatatatatagttgagAAAAGACTTAGAGGCAATTTCTACTAGTACAGGAGAAGAAAGATCAGTGGGTGTAATTGATCCTAGGATGATTCAATTCAACAAAATGCATTATTATAGATACATTGGTTCGTTGACTACTCCTCCTTGTGATGAAAATATTACTTGGACAATTGTTAGAGAGGttagtaatttaatttaatctgcatgctcctcttaatttattaaataattagttTAATTGGTCACACTTATTAGGTTagaaaattttcttttactttcttctaatttaattttataatctaTTCAAATGATCAGGTGAAATTTGTTTCAAAGGAGCAAATCGAATTGCTTCGAGTTGCCGTTCATGATGTAAGTTACTTTCATATActtcttatattttattataagtgtcttatttgtaatattaatttatCTCAACCTAATTACTACTAATATCTTATGTTTTAAACATTGACCTCAACTTTGCAGGACTCAGATTCTAATGCAAGATCATTGCAACCATTAAACAACCGTTTAGTGCAACTCAACAAACTAAAAGGCTATCAACATTGAAGTTTCAATGCATTTGTGAGGACTAGAACATGATTGAGAATTTTCTAGAATAATTAATAAACTCATGGACCATGGTTATTCATTGCTACCATATTTATTGTTCTATTCGTTACATGGTTGTAGTGTACTCCATTGTAATAAAAccatatttcaatttaataaaaaactcAAATAGTTGGGTTAgttatgtcaattttttttaactaactCAATTAAAATCGAATTAATTAATCTGTGGACATGGTTAGTTTAGGTTGTCATGTGAGTCTTGAAGTTCTTGATCATGATGGAAAAGGGTGGAGAAGCTTATAAAATCTCATATATTAAACTTACACACAATCAACAGTTCATTTTCTCTCAATCTCTCTCCTTCTATCATATCATCAAACTATCACATCTATAAATCACTCTATTTCTGTCTCTATGTTTTAAAGTGTACAAACTTTTAAGGGTgtgtataaaatattttcctaaatttttttttcaagggaaAATATTTTCCTAAACTTATGAAGCAATTGAACACGGGGAGTTATATTTCTCTCTTGAATTTAAAAAACTCAAACTAAGCTATCTAACTAACTTCTAACCAACTTGCTAAGTCAACACAACAGAAAGAGGGAATAACCATGCTACTCTATACTACTACtcacaaatcaaaataacaaaccTATGGTTCAATCAAGATATTGGGTAGAACAAGAAGTTGCTTAAACATGGTAGACATTTAACATGTTGAGCTTCGAAATAAAAGAGTGAAATTTTTTAGGAGCAATTCCTTAGCAAATAAGTGTTGAGAAATGACTTAAAATTGATGAATGAGATTCGGCAAAAATCATGGCATGATTTGGAGAAATCGGAGCACAATTTTGTGCAAGTTTTGGAGTTTTAGCTGGACAAAAATCGGGGCACGATTTGTTGAAATCAAGGCACGGTTTCTAGTAATCGAGTCAAGATTTTTGGATAACGTTCAGTTGTACTATGTACGAACTGAAAATCGGGAAACAATTTTGGGAAATTAGGGCACAATTTCTTGGGATGATTATATAAGGATTCATTCTTCATGTTTTTTGTGAGGCTTCAAGAGCgaaaaacttgggaaatcaaaggaggtaacttcaAGAATGAGAGTCTTTAGTGAGGGTTCACTTGAGAGGTTCTCTTGAGTTGGGAAAcatttgtaaacaccttggatGAGTGAAATCTTTGAGTCTCTTGTTCTAGGGAAGAGATTGTGAAAAGAGTAGAAATTATGTATTGTTCTTGaagagcttgttgaagctaatttcttgtaactcatttgtatctctttgtaaataacttattgatagtggattggagagatcaatctctcccccatAGTAGGTCATTGTTGGACCGAATTAGGTAAACATTTATTGATGTGtttatttctcttctctctttaccttttgcttgtggttttgtgtttttcacTTGATTCCTAGATTTCTTCTaagtttgttattatttttgctGCTTGAGGTTACTTTCATATTGGTTACTACTTCCTTTTCTCCACACTTCTAAGTTTATTGATGTGAGatttgagtccgaattcacaacaattgatTCCCACCGCGGGGAATATGGCTCAATTGGTTAAGTGAGTACCATAAGTTCAAAGGGGGACATCGAGATATTTATTGGAGATAatggtttttggttttggaagGTAAAGacgcaagtttttttttcttcttcttatgttTAAGATGCAAGTTGCTTTGATACAACAAAAGTATGaaaaagctttgaagggtgaggGTGAGTTGTTGGTCATCATGTCAGaagcggagaagaccgagatggtggacaaggcaaGAAATGTTATTGTCTTGTGCCCTAGTGATAAAGTTTTAAGGGATGTAACAGAGGAACATATTGTGGCATCATTGTGGTCAAAGTTGGAGTCGTTGTATGTGACAAATTCTTTGGCTCATACACAATTCCTAAAACTACATCTCTACTCGTTTAAGATGGTGGAGTCAAAGGTTGTCTTGGAGCAACTAATGGAGTTCAAACAAATTCTTGAtgatttggagaacattgagGTGCATCTTGAGGATGAAGGCAAAGCTATACTCTTATTGTGTGCTCTACCGTGATCATTTGAATCCTTCAAGGGTACCATGCTCTATGGTAAAGAAGGCACTGCCACCTTGAAGGACGTCCAAGCGGAtttgagaaccaaggagttAACTAAGTCCAAGGACTTGATAGATGATGAAAATAGTGAAGGTCTAAGTATTTCAAGATGAAATGGTGGGGATAGAGGCAACAAGTGAAACTCATAAAGTTCTAACAGGGCGAAGTCTAGGCGCTTCAAGTGTCACAAGATGGTCACCTCAAGAGGGATTGTCCTAGGGACAATGATAACTTTATGCAGGTTGTCTCAGCGGATTATAAGGATGCAGGTGTTTTGGTGGTGTCTTGTTGTGGAGATGAATAAGGTGATGTTTTTCACCTTGGAAATGATGTCTTGTAGGTTGGTGGTCGTCTGAAAAGATGTTaaatgtaacaccctatttctattaaagcgataaaacacgccgaataatataaatattcaagaaatagacgtcacatcatcaacaaaatccaaaacaacatgcatgtatacAAATTTTCAACAGTCGCAGCAGATATAAACCATACACCTCAAAAGTATACTTTTCAACAGTCGCAGCAGATATAAACCATACACCTCAAAAGTATACATGTCATGATatcaaaatacatcatcataaaaaattctccaaatccCGACAATTGGGTAAATCTCCAAAACATAATAGGTCCACAACAGATAatctagaataatcataaacagacacctagatcagagcctatcctagacTCTAAGGACACGataacggagatagctcccgctatccaagcAACCACCAAGCAACTCACCAAAACAACTAACTCTGCActtcgtctacccatccataccaacaggtaggcggtcaaaaccactggggtaagctttacatc harbors:
- the LOC25480666 gene encoding alpha carbonic anhydrase 7 isoform X2 encodes the protein MAKLASIALIFGLLTTLVLLSSCPAMSREVEDESEFNYDEDSDQGPHNWGDIKPEWFRCKNGTMQSPIDLLNHRVQIVSNLGGLQINYTPSNATLKNRGHDIKLELIANSSYLQINGTQYVLKQLHWHSPSEHTIDGKRLDLELHLVHETPSGETAVIGILYKTGLPDLFLSLLRKDLEAISTSTGEERSVGVIDPRMIQFNKMHYYRYIGSLTTPPCDENITWTIVREVKFVSKEQIELLRVAVHDDSDSNARSLQPLNNRLVQLNKLKGYQH